The following coding sequences lie in one Cannabis sativa cultivar Pink pepper isolate KNU-18-1 chromosome 5, ASM2916894v1, whole genome shotgun sequence genomic window:
- the LOC115716882 gene encoding pre-mRNA cleavage factor Im 25 kDa subunit 2: MVTSPVVNTYPLSSYTFGTKEPKMEKDTSVADRLARMKVNYMKEGMRTSVEAILLVQEHNHPHILLLQIGNTFCKLPGGRLKPGENEIEGLKRKLTSKLGANSPTLVPDWQIGECVAIWWRPNFETIMYPYCPPHITKPKECKKLFLVHLSEREYFAVPKNLKLLAVPLFELYDNVQRYGPVISTIPQQLSRFQFNMITT, from the exons ATGGTGACGTCTCCCGTAGTGAACACCTATCCACTTTCGAGCTACACCTTCGGGACCAAAGAGCCAAAAATGGAGAAGGACACTTCTGTAGCTGATCGCCTTGCTCGCATGAAAGTCAA CTATATGAAGGAAGGGATGAGGACGAGCGTGGAAGCGATTTTACtg GTTCAGGAACACAATCATCCCCACATTCTTTTGCTGCAAATAGGAAACACATTTTGCAAACTTCCGGGTGGACGACTGAAGCCTGGCGAGAATG AAATAGAGGGCTTGAAAAGGAAGCTGACCAGTAAGCTCGGTGCAAATTCACCTACCCTTGTGCCGGACTGGCAG ATAGGTGAGTGTGTGGCTATCTGGTGGAGGCCAAACTTCGAGACCATAATGTATCCATACTGCCCTCCGCATATAACGAAACCTAAG GAGTGTAAGAAGCTTTTTCTTGTTCACTTATCTGAGAGAGAATACTTTGCAGTTCCAAAGAACTTAAAACTTCTTGCTGTTCCATTATTTGAACTGTATGATAATGTTCAG AGATATGGACCAGTTATATCCACCATTCCACAGCAGCTTTCAAGATTCCAATTCAATATGATTACTACATAA